In Zingiber officinale cultivar Zhangliang chromosome 8B, Zo_v1.1, whole genome shotgun sequence, a single genomic region encodes these proteins:
- the LOC122014166 gene encoding transcription termination factor MTERF15, mitochondrial-like, with amino-acid sequence MLHLHSLVRRHALLPSIQLRRLFFSTGASASSSVATASTDPHFLVEFLVNTCGFSADDASKVSKSLPRIRSAEKADAVLRFLRSQGLDDANLRKLITWKPTLLGCDVQTNLAHKFNFLRDLGFSESDAVNVVMLHPIILSLSVQKTLLPRLKVWESLFGSREILLRNLRSSNRFMSTSIENVVRPNLIFLRDECGIPEDRVSLVLKMHPGFIVQNPESLRALVDRAEGFGISRESKMFLWILDVLHGVSREKFEVQVKLLHSFGWSNSDFIAAFKKRPTFLWHSTELLQRKMEFFIKDVEIKPSEIANHPIVLAFSLEKRLIPRFQLMKILKSEGLWTSKIKLHSFFSLPGPKFLQSFVLPYKDKLPELLEVL; translated from the coding sequence ATGCTTCACCTTCACTCCCTAGTCCGCCGCCATGCGCTCCTTCCATCGATCCAACTCCGCCGTCTCTTCTTTTCCACCGGCGCTTCCGCCTCCTCCTCAGTCGCCACCGCTTCTACCGATCCCCACTTCCTTGTCGAGTTCCTCGTGAATACATGCGGCTTCTCCGCCGACGATGCTTCCAAGGTCTCCAAGTCGCTCCCCCGTATTCGGTCCGCCGAGAAGGCTGACGCCGTTCTTCGATTTCTCAGATCCCAGGGCCTTGATGACGCTAATCTCAGAAAGCTAATAACTTGGAAACCAACATTGCTCGGCTGCGATGTGCAGACGAACCTCGCTCATAAGTTCAATTTTTTGCGCGACTTGGGGTTCTCTGAGTCCGACGCCGTCAATGTCGTTATGCTGCACCCCATCATTCTTTCCCTCAGCGTCCAGAAGACGCTTCTCCCCAGATTGAAGGTTTGGGAAAGTTTATTTGGATCGAGGGAGATCCTCCTCAGGAATCTCCGGAGCAGTAATAGGTTTATGAGCACCAGCATTGAGAATGTGGTACGCCCTAACTTGATCTTCTTACGGGATGAATGTGGTATTCCTGAAGACAGGGTTTCCCTTGTCCTTAAAATGCACCCCGGCTTCATAGTGCAGAATCCTGAATCCCTCCGGGCTTTGGTAGATAGAGCTGAGGGGTTTGGAATTTCCCGTGAATCTAAAATGTTCCTTTGGATCCTTGATGTGCTGCACGGGGTCAGCAGGGAAAAATTTGAGGTCCAAGTCAAGCTCTTGCACAGCTTTGGTTGGTCGAACTCGGATTTCATTGCTGCATTCAAGAAACGTCCAACCTTTTTATGGCATTCCACAGAGCTATTGCAGAGGAAGATGGAATTTTTTATCAAGGATGTTGAAATTAAACCTTCTGAGATTGCTAACCACCCAATCGTTTTAGCATTTAGTTTGGAAAAGAGGTTAATACCTCGATTTCAATTGATGAAGATATTGAAATCTGAAGGGTTATGGACTTCAAAAATCAAGCTACATAGTTTTTTCTCATTGCCTGGTCCAAAATTCTTGCAGAGCTTTGTTCTCCCTTACAAAGATAAACTCCCCGAACTTCTTGAAGTCTTGTGA